One stretch of Bordetella avium DNA includes these proteins:
- the tssH gene encoding type VI secretion system ATPase TssH: MATDIRTLLTRMNAVCKTAMEEAAQLCVRQTHHTVEVEHLLLALQEARAPDLELLIERMGVDREMLSAQLKRSIDAFKRGNPRTPALSPYFAAWFEEALLQSALLLGEQQIRSGTLLVALLEKDELRQAILVSAPSLLNIPREQLRAVLPDALAAGQEGGSVAERGATSALSQYTVNLTEIALAGGLDPVTGRDAEIRQLIDVLLRRRQNNPILTGEAGVGKTAVVEGLAQRIAQGTVPPSLKDVQLCTLDLALLQAGAGVRGEFENRLKGVMAEVKSSPRPIVLFIDEAHQLIGAGGTEGQGDAANLLKPALARGELRTIAATTWAEYKRYVERDPALARRFQVIKVDEPSEDTAVEMLRAVVPRLLQHHQVEVLDSAVRDAVRLSHRYLSGRQLPDKAVSVLDTACAIVASAHNGPPQALETLDRQLELARGRLNLLRHEVAKGQGNPAEVEQLTQRIEELAAEKTHLLDRLDNERLAVQQIRAWRARIEQAVQAEAGAEELRDMTNNLLRLEKGLEVLQADEALVPSCVDSSVVARVISGWTGIPVGRMLTDELHTVLNLEDRLRERVVGQDAALDAIARRVRTFRAELDDPGKPVGVFLLVGPSGVGKTETATALADILYGGERNMITINLSEYQEAHSVSGLKGAPPGYVGYGKGGVLTEAVRRRPYSVVLLDEIEKAHPDVLELFFQVFDKGEMEDGEGTPIDFRNTLIILTSNAAQDVITDACAGEVWPDAQALRERLHAALSRQFGPAFLGRTVVVPYYPLQDVQLERIVRLKLNKIAERIRLNHGAEFEWTPEVSQQIARRCREVDSGARNVDHILTQVVLPEIASQVLDCLSTGAEFALVRLSVDSSGNFVFGLTAKEAEHD; this comes from the coding sequence GTGGCTACAGATATACGAACCCTGCTGACCCGCATGAATGCGGTGTGTAAAACGGCAATGGAAGAGGCGGCCCAGTTGTGCGTCCGACAGACGCACCACACTGTGGAAGTCGAGCACCTTTTACTCGCTTTGCAGGAGGCCAGAGCTCCGGACCTGGAGCTGTTGATCGAGCGTATGGGGGTAGACCGGGAGATGTTGTCCGCTCAGCTAAAGCGATCGATCGATGCCTTCAAGCGTGGTAATCCCCGTACGCCTGCGTTATCGCCTTATTTCGCGGCCTGGTTTGAAGAGGCCTTGTTGCAAAGCGCCTTGTTGTTAGGCGAGCAGCAGATTCGTTCCGGCACCCTGCTGGTTGCGCTGCTTGAGAAAGACGAATTACGCCAGGCGATTCTGGTCAGCGCGCCCTCCCTGCTCAATATCCCGCGCGAACAACTGCGCGCGGTCTTGCCGGATGCGCTAGCTGCGGGACAGGAGGGTGGCTCGGTCGCCGAGCGTGGAGCGACGTCGGCGCTCTCGCAGTACACGGTAAACCTGACCGAAATCGCGCTGGCAGGGGGGTTAGACCCGGTGACCGGGCGCGATGCCGAGATTCGGCAATTGATCGACGTGCTCTTACGTCGGCGTCAGAACAACCCTATCCTGACTGGCGAGGCCGGCGTCGGTAAAACGGCTGTCGTGGAGGGCTTGGCGCAGCGCATCGCGCAAGGGACTGTGCCGCCTTCTTTGAAGGATGTGCAGCTATGCACGCTGGATCTCGCCTTGCTGCAGGCCGGCGCAGGCGTGCGAGGCGAATTTGAAAACCGACTCAAAGGCGTGATGGCAGAGGTGAAGTCCTCCCCACGGCCCATCGTACTTTTCATCGATGAAGCTCATCAGCTGATAGGGGCAGGGGGCACGGAGGGCCAGGGGGACGCGGCCAACCTGCTCAAGCCTGCTTTGGCCAGGGGGGAACTGCGCACCATCGCGGCGACCACCTGGGCGGAATACAAACGCTATGTCGAGCGCGATCCCGCCTTGGCCAGGCGCTTTCAGGTCATCAAGGTGGATGAGCCCTCCGAGGACACGGCAGTGGAGATGCTGCGCGCGGTTGTGCCACGTCTGTTGCAGCATCATCAGGTGGAAGTTCTCGATAGCGCCGTGCGCGATGCGGTGCGTCTTTCTCATCGCTATCTGTCGGGCAGGCAGTTGCCGGACAAGGCGGTGAGTGTGCTGGATACGGCCTGCGCTATTGTCGCCTCTGCCCACAACGGGCCGCCCCAGGCCTTGGAGACGTTGGACCGTCAGCTCGAACTGGCGCGCGGCCGTCTGAATCTGCTGCGTCATGAGGTGGCGAAAGGCCAGGGCAACCCCGCCGAAGTGGAGCAACTGACGCAGCGCATAGAAGAGCTTGCCGCAGAGAAGACGCATTTGCTGGATCGCCTCGACAATGAACGCCTGGCAGTGCAACAGATCAGAGCCTGGCGTGCTCGGATCGAGCAGGCCGTTCAAGCCGAGGCGGGCGCCGAGGAGTTGCGCGACATGACGAACAATTTGCTGCGTCTCGAAAAAGGTCTGGAGGTACTGCAGGCCGATGAGGCGCTGGTGCCCAGTTGCGTTGACTCCTCTGTTGTTGCCCGGGTCATTTCCGGCTGGACCGGTATACCCGTGGGGCGGATGCTTACCGATGAGCTGCATACGGTGCTCAATCTCGAAGACCGGCTGCGCGAGCGGGTCGTGGGGCAGGACGCTGCGCTAGATGCGATTGCACGGCGGGTGAGGACGTTTCGCGCCGAACTCGATGATCCGGGCAAGCCTGTGGGCGTATTTCTGCTGGTGGGGCCCAGCGGCGTGGGCAAAACGGAGACCGCTACGGCGCTGGCCGATATTCTTTATGGCGGCGAACGCAACATGATCACTATCAACTTGTCGGAGTACCAGGAGGCCCACAGCGTTTCGGGCCTGAAGGGTGCGCCGCCGGGTTATGTGGGCTATGGCAAGGGCGGTGTCTTGACCGAGGCGGTCCGGCGCAGGCCGTATAGCGTGGTGTTGCTGGACGAGATAGAGAAGGCGCATCCCGACGTGCTGGAGCTTTTCTTCCAGGTGTTCGACAAAGGGGAAATGGAAGACGGTGAGGGCACGCCGATTGATTTTCGCAACACCCTCATCATTCTGACCTCCAATGCTGCGCAGGATGTCATTACTGATGCCTGCGCGGGCGAGGTGTGGCCCGATGCCCAAGCGCTGCGCGAGCGCTTGCACGCTGCGCTGTCTCGGCAATTCGGCCCTGCCTTTCTGGGGCGAACGGTTGTCGTTCCTTATTACCCGCTGCAAGACGTCCAGTTAGAGCGCATTGTCAGGCTGAAGCTGAACAAAATCGCTGAGCGCATACGGCTCAACCACGGGGCCGAGTTCGAGTGGACGCCGGAGGTCTCGCAGCAGATTGCACGCCGCTGCCGAGAAGTCGATAGCGGTGCGCGCAATGTGGACCACATTCTCACGCAGGTGGTTCTGCCCGAGATTGCCAGCCAGGTGCTGGACTGCCTGTCCACAGGCGCCGAGTTCGCCCTTGTGCGTCTGAGCGTGGACAGTAGCGGAAACTTTGTCTTTGGCTTGACCGCTAAGGAAGCAGAGCATGACTGA
- the tssG gene encoding type VI secretion system baseplate subunit TssG, with product MSHDLLARPYQFNFFQAVRLLEQMSGKQGGRAVRFRTRVGISFDASDVLAISRNGEGPFELTSNVLCIAGANGPLPLPYTEQVLQARERGDSSASDFLDIFNHRLMLMLFRARRRCYPALLGQGVEAPIWQVLRALTHLPADVEPLGAPASALLAIRTRSLAGLQTLIAERLHLRVRGASMQGGWIALDQATRARLGAASRLSDTALGSRAWNPAAGIALTLMPRHADAFTDVEAQALSAGGEGYRLLVACLRAYLRAPLDVEVRLAPTAGPVTRPRLGWSSWLGKACRQSPRFRLRGVPLHKG from the coding sequence ATGAGTCATGACTTGCTGGCGCGGCCCTATCAATTCAATTTCTTTCAGGCAGTGCGTTTGCTTGAGCAGATGAGCGGCAAGCAAGGCGGGCGCGCCGTGCGCTTTCGGACACGCGTTGGCATCAGTTTTGACGCCAGCGATGTGCTGGCTATTTCGCGCAATGGCGAGGGGCCGTTCGAGCTGACCAGCAATGTGCTTTGTATTGCCGGTGCCAATGGCCCCTTGCCTTTGCCCTATACCGAGCAGGTGCTCCAGGCGAGGGAGCGTGGTGATAGCTCGGCAAGCGATTTTCTGGATATTTTCAACCATAGATTGATGCTCATGCTGTTCCGGGCCCGGCGTCGTTGCTACCCGGCCTTGCTCGGACAGGGCGTGGAGGCGCCGATTTGGCAGGTCTTGCGGGCGCTGACGCATCTTCCTGCCGATGTGGAGCCGCTGGGCGCGCCCGCTTCGGCCTTGCTCGCAATACGCACCCGTTCTCTGGCCGGACTGCAAACGCTGATCGCCGAACGCCTGCATTTGCGGGTGAGGGGGGCGTCGATGCAGGGAGGCTGGATTGCCTTGGACCAGGCCACGCGCGCGCGGCTGGGTGCTGCTTCACGCTTGTCGGATACCGCTTTAGGTAGCCGGGCATGGAATCCGGCAGCGGGTATTGCGTTGACGCTCATGCCCAGACACGCCGACGCATTCACGGATGTCGAAGCCCAGGCTTTAAGCGCCGGAGGCGAGGGATATCGGCTGCTCGTCGCCTGTTTGCGCGCTTATCTCCGAGCGCCACTCGATGTTGAGGTCAGGTTGGCGCCGACGGCAGGACCTGTTACACGGCCTCGCTTGGGGTGGTCCAGCTGGCTGGGGAAGGCTTGCAGACAATCACCAAGATTCCGCTTGCGCGGGGTCCCTTTGCATAAAGGATAA
- the tssF gene encoding type VI secretion system baseplate subunit TssF, producing MLSDEFLKYYRRELAYLREQGADFAQRYPKVAGKLGLHGGESPDPHVERLLESFAFLSARVHREIDQTLPQLASDLLENLCPALALPVPSMSIAQLHLELSQGKVTAGFSLPKGAELVARSAGKENCRFQTVWDSRLWPLHLRGIRSLDERTLSLELEADAGLTLAELDIRSLRVHLAGDWMEAAPLYEWLVGGVIGTDLIVDDHRVSAGEWREVGFDHGEEALPRHGYAHPAHLLLQEIFAFPRKFHFFDLGLPQGLPLPGSRCEIRVNLRRPLRGNRGPHEGSFKLGCVPIVNLFGSTSEPVALDQKAYEYPLSASWQDSETVEIFRVEKVYLSDPMAERTVEVPNFSSQQHLIQPEPPMFWTSRRQLSFRPNGGTDTFISFIDSRQRAMAPAVPVAYANLWCTNRRLAEQVPAGASLLFEKVRSNLSATCLYEPTAQRDPPLDAGQLWQLAAFVTSQQQSLFEPGGSSQRLQDLMRLFAGSSAREIGMIQGLLSAQATEASIPVSRGSWRGYQLGTDVTLEFDPQAYVGSSPLLLAAGLARFFALTTSINSFVRTQVRLRDEIWRAWPPMSGYEAIL from the coding sequence ATGCTTAGCGATGAATTTCTCAAGTATTACCGGCGAGAGTTGGCGTATTTAAGAGAGCAGGGCGCTGATTTCGCTCAGCGCTATCCCAAGGTGGCCGGAAAACTGGGTCTGCATGGGGGCGAGTCTCCCGACCCTCATGTCGAGCGCCTGCTGGAGTCTTTTGCTTTCCTTTCGGCCAGGGTGCATCGAGAGATTGATCAGACCTTGCCGCAGTTGGCTTCGGATCTTCTTGAGAATCTCTGCCCTGCGCTGGCTTTGCCAGTCCCGTCTATGTCGATTGCGCAGTTGCACCTGGAACTCAGCCAGGGCAAGGTCACCGCAGGTTTCTCGCTACCCAAGGGGGCTGAGTTGGTGGCGCGCAGCGCCGGCAAGGAAAACTGCCGTTTTCAAACCGTCTGGGACAGCCGCTTATGGCCGCTGCATTTGCGCGGTATACGTAGTCTTGATGAGCGGACGCTGTCGTTGGAGCTGGAGGCCGATGCGGGCTTGACGCTGGCGGAGCTGGATATACGCAGTCTGCGGGTGCATCTTGCTGGCGACTGGATGGAGGCTGCGCCCTTGTATGAGTGGCTGGTCGGCGGCGTGATCGGCACGGACCTGATCGTGGACGACCACCGTGTGTCGGCGGGGGAGTGGCGAGAAGTGGGCTTTGACCACGGCGAAGAAGCCTTGCCGCGCCACGGTTACGCCCATCCGGCGCATTTACTTTTGCAGGAAATTTTCGCTTTTCCCCGCAAATTCCATTTCTTCGACCTCGGGTTGCCGCAGGGCCTTCCACTGCCCGGCAGCCGTTGTGAGATCCGCGTGAATTTGCGGCGTCCTTTGCGGGGAAACCGTGGCCCTCACGAAGGGAGTTTCAAGCTGGGCTGCGTGCCGATTGTCAATCTGTTCGGCAGCACTAGCGAACCGGTAGCTTTAGATCAGAAGGCCTATGAGTATCCGCTGAGCGCCAGTTGGCAAGACAGCGAGACCGTCGAGATATTCCGTGTTGAAAAGGTATATCTGTCTGATCCGATGGCGGAGCGCACCGTGGAAGTGCCGAATTTTTCTTCGCAGCAGCATCTGATACAACCTGAGCCACCGATGTTCTGGACCAGCCGGCGGCAACTCAGTTTCCGGCCCAATGGCGGAACCGATACCTTTATCAGTTTCATTGATTCGCGCCAGCGTGCCATGGCGCCGGCAGTGCCGGTCGCCTATGCCAATTTATGGTGCACCAATCGCAGGCTCGCCGAGCAAGTGCCGGCAGGCGCCAGTCTCTTGTTCGAGAAGGTGCGCTCCAACCTGAGCGCGACATGTCTTTATGAGCCGACGGCGCAGCGAGACCCACCGCTGGATGCCGGACAGCTCTGGCAACTGGCCGCCTTTGTGACCTCGCAACAGCAATCACTTTTTGAACCGGGTGGCAGTAGTCAAAGGTTGCAGGATCTGATGCGGCTGTTCGCGGGTAGTTCCGCGCGTGAGATCGGAATGATTCAAGGCCTGTTGAGTGCGCAGGCGACTGAGGCCAGCATTCCCGTCTCTCGAGGGAGTTGGCGCGGCTATCAGCTTGGCACGGATGTGACGCTGGAGTTCGACCCGCAAGCCTATGTCGGCAGTTCGCCGCTGTTGCTGGCAGCCGGGCTGGCGCGGTTTTTCGCGCTGACGACCTCGATCAATTCTTTTGTGCGCACCCAGGTTCGGCTGCGCGATGAGATCTGGCGTGCCTGGCCGCCGATGTCGGGTTACGAGGCCATCCTATGA
- the tssE gene encoding type VI secretion system baseplate subunit TssE translates to MTRYLLPLFDRLSVDAPETVDMAGLHESVALDLDRLLNTRTARSTDLWLDESELDYGVPDFSIQMLRSQGDRETIEVVVACAIRRFEPRLNDVQVKFSFPETDARRGHFLVSARLNAQPKAPQVMFKIGVDLLN, encoded by the coding sequence ATGACGCGCTATCTGTTGCCTCTATTTGACCGGTTGTCGGTCGATGCGCCTGAGACGGTGGATATGGCTGGTCTGCATGAGTCGGTCGCCCTGGATCTGGATCGTCTGTTGAACACACGCACGGCCAGATCCACCGATCTCTGGCTGGATGAGTCCGAACTGGATTATGGCGTACCGGACTTCTCCATTCAGATGCTGCGGTCTCAGGGCGACCGAGAAACCATCGAGGTAGTGGTGGCTTGTGCGATTCGGCGCTTTGAGCCCCGTTTGAACGATGTCCAGGTCAAATTTTCTTTTCCTGAAACAGACGCCAGGCGGGGCCATTTTCTCGTATCTGCCAGGTTGAACGCTCAGCCGAAAGCGCCGCAAGTCATGTTCAAGATCGGCGTCGACCTCCTCAACTGA
- a CDS encoding Hcp family type VI secretion system effector, producing the protein MNIYLKIKDIKGNSLVDPYVGYIVLDSYSLGVSQPVSHDVGNSERTLGRPDFRLLSCSKQTDQSSPALMGACAGGKKLGEVELIVARNADDKSLNRICVTMGNCIIASYDMSGGGGMESDSFTISFTSIKFEYTQQGPTGEKKGNASMGWDLETNKAF; encoded by the coding sequence ATGAACATCTATCTGAAGATCAAGGACATCAAGGGAAACAGCCTGGTTGACCCCTACGTGGGTTATATCGTTCTCGATAGCTATTCGCTGGGTGTCTCGCAACCCGTCTCGCACGATGTGGGGAATTCAGAGCGCACGCTAGGGCGACCGGATTTCCGCCTGTTGTCGTGCTCCAAGCAAACCGATCAGTCCAGTCCGGCGCTGATGGGGGCTTGCGCGGGCGGCAAGAAGCTGGGAGAGGTCGAGTTGATCGTGGCGCGCAATGCAGATGACAAGTCCTTGAATCGCATCTGCGTAACCATGGGCAATTGCATCATCGCCAGCTACGACATGAGCGGTGGCGGCGGCATGGAAAGCGACAGTTTCACCATTTCGTTTACCAGCATCAAGTTTGAGTACACCCAGCAGGGTCCGACCGGCGAGAAGAAGGGTAATGCGTCGATGGGCTGGGATCTCGAAACCAACAAAGCGTTCTGA
- the tssC gene encoding type VI secretion system contractile sheath large subunit, giving the protein MSNETLPETADAVQSSAELTLLDRIVLEGNMAVEPSQSGYAKQLIGQLASQILDEGMRTSPDKSVVAMIHERIAEIDALLSDQLNAIMHDPAFQQLEASWTGLHHFVSGTETSSRLKLRLLNVSKKDLLKDLESAVDHDMSVLFKKVYEEEYGTFGGVPYSMLIGDYQFGRHPQDIALLERISRVASAAHAPFVAAAAPSLFDLKSFTDLGVTRDLAKIFESAELERWRQFRDSEDSRYVCLVLPSYAARLPYGANSQPVDSFNFEEDVQDAKHGKYLWANAAYQLGLRITAAFAEHSWATAIRGVEGGGRVQGMAAHAYKTGEGDIAMKCPTEVTITDRREKELSDLGFIALVNAKGTGEATFFGSQTVNRPKIYNTAAANANAQLSARLPYVLAASRFAHYIKVIMRDKIGSFQSRSDVERYLNNWIADYVLINPSASHDQKASYPLSEARVDVTEVPGRPGAYRATCFLRPHYQMEELTASIRLVADLPAAASQ; this is encoded by the coding sequence ATGTCCAATGAAACGCTTCCGGAAACCGCCGACGCTGTGCAGTCCAGCGCAGAGTTGACCTTGCTTGATCGTATCGTCCTCGAAGGGAATATGGCCGTTGAACCATCCCAGAGTGGTTATGCTAAGCAATTGATCGGGCAGTTGGCGAGCCAGATCCTCGACGAGGGGATGCGCACCAGCCCCGATAAGTCTGTGGTCGCCATGATCCATGAGCGTATCGCCGAGATCGATGCGCTCTTGTCGGATCAGCTCAATGCCATCATGCATGACCCCGCCTTTCAGCAACTAGAGGCTTCCTGGACGGGGTTGCATCACTTCGTGTCGGGCACGGAAACCAGTTCTCGCTTGAAGCTGCGTCTGCTCAATGTCAGCAAAAAAGATCTGCTCAAGGATCTGGAAAGCGCGGTCGATCACGATATGAGCGTGCTGTTCAAGAAAGTGTATGAAGAAGAGTACGGCACCTTTGGCGGCGTGCCCTACAGCATGCTGATCGGCGACTATCAGTTTGGCCGTCATCCACAGGATATTGCCCTGCTAGAACGCATTTCACGCGTGGCCTCGGCCGCGCATGCGCCATTCGTGGCTGCGGCGGCTCCTTCGTTGTTCGATCTGAAGTCATTCACCGATCTCGGTGTGACGCGAGATCTGGCCAAAATATTCGAGAGCGCCGAGCTTGAACGCTGGCGGCAGTTCAGGGATAGCGAAGATTCGCGCTATGTCTGCCTGGTTCTGCCTTCTTATGCGGCACGGCTTCCTTATGGAGCGAATTCGCAGCCGGTCGATTCCTTCAATTTTGAGGAAGATGTCCAGGACGCCAAACACGGTAAGTATCTTTGGGCGAACGCGGCCTACCAGCTGGGCTTGCGTATCACTGCGGCATTTGCCGAACACAGCTGGGCCACGGCCATTCGGGGTGTGGAAGGTGGAGGCCGGGTTCAGGGCATGGCTGCTCATGCCTATAAAACCGGCGAGGGCGATATCGCCATGAAATGTCCGACCGAGGTCACGATTACCGATCGACGCGAGAAAGAACTCAGCGACCTGGGCTTCATCGCTCTGGTCAATGCCAAGGGCACGGGTGAGGCAACTTTTTTCGGCAGCCAGACGGTTAACCGCCCCAAAATCTACAACACGGCTGCGGCGAACGCCAATGCCCAGCTATCCGCTCGCCTGCCGTATGTGCTGGCGGCCTCCCGTTTCGCGCATTACATCAAGGTCATCATGCGCGACAAGATCGGCAGCTTTCAGTCTCGCTCGGACGTGGAACGCTATCTCAATAACTGGATCGCGGATTACGTCCTGATCAATCCCTCGGCCTCACATGACCAGAAGGCCAGCTATCCCTTGAGTGAGGCGAGAGTGGATGTCACCGAAGTGCCAGGCCGCCCCGGCGCTTACCGGGCGACCTGCTTTCTACGGCCTCATTACCAGATGGAAGAGCTCACGGCTTCTATCCGTTTGGTGGCTGATCTTCCTGCCGCCGCCAGTCAATGA
- the tssB gene encoding type VI secretion system contractile sheath small subunit: protein MSNSLQKWVGRNRAPRVQITYDVENGGAIEKKELPMVVGVMADLSGHPKEPLPKLKDRRFVEIDRDNFDEILDRIRPRLDLSVPDTAKGEGNLRIELEFSKFSDFHPESLVQQVPRLQRLLQARHQLRDLLAKLDGNDELDSILDRVIRSTEELRALHDEAGQAADDQAAEEKPADPPAAEPS, encoded by the coding sequence ATGTCCAATAGTTTGCAGAAATGGGTAGGGCGTAATCGGGCGCCTCGCGTCCAGATCACCTACGACGTGGAAAACGGTGGGGCGATCGAGAAAAAAGAGTTGCCGATGGTGGTGGGTGTGATGGCAGATCTTTCCGGCCACCCGAAAGAACCCCTGCCCAAGCTCAAAGATCGTCGCTTCGTCGAAATAGACCGGGACAACTTCGACGAAATTCTCGATCGGATCAGGCCCCGTCTTGATCTGAGCGTGCCCGATACCGCCAAAGGCGAGGGCAATCTCCGGATCGAGCTGGAGTTCTCCAAATTTTCTGACTTTCATCCCGAAAGCCTGGTGCAACAGGTGCCGCGCCTGCAGCGCCTGCTTCAGGCGCGGCATCAATTGCGCGACCTCTTGGCAAAGCTGGATGGCAATGACGAACTGGATTCGATTCTTGACAGGGTGATTCGCAGCACAGAGGAACTTCGTGCCTTGCACGATGAGGCCGGGCAAGCGGCCGATGATCAAGCTGCAGAGGAGAAGCCTGCCGATCCTCCTGCCGCCGAACCAAGCTGA
- a CDS encoding acetoacetate decarboxylase: MNIDTVRANAFAMPLTSPAFPMGPYRFVKREFFVITYRTDPEALRSVVPEPLAVTQPLVHYEFIRMPDSTGFGDYTESGQVIPVEYEGVAGSYTHAMYLNDHPPIAGGRELWGFPKKLALPTLKVHTDTLVGTLDYGPIRVATGTMGYKHEEVDIVEQARHLSAPNFLLKIIPHVDCSPRICELVRYYLEDIRVYGAWSGPAALELAPHALAPVADLPVLEVVGARHFIADLTLGLGEVVYDYLAK; this comes from the coding sequence ATGAACATAGACACCGTGCGGGCAAACGCCTTTGCCATGCCATTGACCAGTCCCGCCTTTCCGATGGGTCCTTACCGCTTCGTCAAGCGAGAGTTCTTCGTCATCACCTATCGCACCGATCCTGAAGCGCTACGCAGCGTCGTTCCCGAGCCTCTCGCCGTCACGCAACCATTGGTGCACTATGAATTCATCCGCATGCCAGACTCCACAGGCTTTGGCGACTACACCGAAAGCGGACAGGTCATCCCGGTTGAATACGAAGGCGTGGCAGGCAGCTATACGCATGCGATGTATCTGAACGACCACCCACCGATCGCTGGCGGACGCGAACTGTGGGGGTTTCCGAAAAAACTCGCCCTGCCCACCCTGAAGGTCCATACCGACACCCTCGTCGGCACCCTGGACTACGGCCCCATCCGCGTCGCCACGGGCACCATGGGCTACAAGCACGAGGAGGTCGATATCGTGGAGCAAGCCAGGCATCTGAGCGCCCCGAACTTCCTTCTGAAAATCATCCCGCACGTCGACTGCTCGCCGCGCATTTGCGAGCTGGTCCGCTATTACCTCGAAGACATCCGGGTATACGGCGCTTGGTCCGGCCCCGCAGCTTTGGAACTCGCACCCCATGCCTTGGCGCCGGTCGCCGATCTGCCCGTCCTGGAGGTCGTCGGAGCGCGGCACTTCATCGCCGATCTGACATTGGGTCTGGGCGAGGTGGTTTACGACTACCTGGCGAAATAG